The Deltaproteobacteria bacterium genome segment AGCATGCTCCTAAGATCATCGCGTGTTCCCTTCTCTCTCCCTGAACTTGAGTTTCTCCCCACGACACGCGCCTATCTCAGCAGAACCCGCGAAATCATGAAAGATTCAGACCTTTACAGGGATGGGCGTGCGCAGCGCGCCAACTGACTGGCGCGTGGTACGCGCCCTACGAATTCACCGCTCATGAACGTGCGAGGCACGGTACTAAATCGGACCATGAAAGTTGGTACACTCGCGCTGTCACCCTGAGTGAAGCGAAGGGTCTCTCGCAGGGAGTCTTCGCTGCGCTCAGACGGATTCTTTGCCGGACTCAGGACAGGCTTGACGGAAAGCCTACAATCGCATACTCCCGCGAGTCGGTAGATTCTCACAAGGAGACAGAGAACAACATGCAAGATTTGAAGAAATATATCCGAGATGTCCCAAACTTTCCCAAGGCTGGCATTATGTTTCGTGACATCACTCCGCTGTTAGCGAACGGCCCAGCCTGGCGTGATACGGTAAAGGCGGTTGCCGACCGCTATCGAAACCGTGTCGACATTGTTCTCGGGATTGAGTCGCGTGGATTTCTGATTGGTTCGGCTGTGGCGTATGAATTGGGCTGTGGAATCGCGGTCGTACGCAAGCCAGGAAAATTGCCCGCGGCAAAGTTTGATGCCAGTTATGCGTTAGAGTATGGGTCAGATACGCTGGAGATTCACCAGGATGCGTTTACACCTGGAAGTCGGGTGTTGGTCGTTGATGATTTATTGGCAACCGGAGGAACCGCTGAAGCGACGATTGCCCTGGCGCGGCAATTGCGCGGTGAGGTGATAGCTGCGGCGTTTATCATTGAACTGACCTTTCTTCCTGGCCGTCAACGCCTTGCACCCTGTGAAGTCGTCTCGCTTATTCAGTATGATAGTGAGTAACGAGTTGACAAATTTTCATGGTCGGTGAACAACAAGGGAGACCTGGTTCTCTGAAGGAGGGGAAGACCGTTATGAAGAACAGAGCTTGGCTGACAGTCCTCTTGGTAGGTGCGTCCTTCATGATAACGCACGCTCACTGTTACGCAGAAGAGACTATCCAAGACCTTATCCCGCAACGCGGGAACTTGACGGCTCCGCCACCTCCAGCGTGGTCGTATCCTATCGTTGAATCGTTACTGACCTGCGATCAGGCAAAACGAGTCTCAACCAAAGCGGTTGAACGGTTGGGGTATAAGGTGACAACGTTTACCCCGGCGACCGATAACAAGGGCGGCGTATTACAAGCGTCTCGCTCTGGGCTGTGGGGAGACAAGGAACCGGTGACTGTAACCCTGACCTGTGGTACTGAGGG includes the following:
- a CDS encoding adenine phosphoribosyltransferase is translated as MQDLKKYIRDVPNFPKAGIMFRDITPLLANGPAWRDTVKAVADRYRNRVDIVLGIESRGFLIGSAVAYELGCGIAVVRKPGKLPAAKFDASYALEYGSDTLEIHQDAFTPGSRVLVVDDLLATGGTAEATIALARQLRGEVIAAAFIIELTFLPGRQRLAPCEVVSLIQYDSE